One genomic window of Microtus ochrogaster isolate Prairie Vole_2 chromosome 21, MicOch1.0, whole genome shotgun sequence includes the following:
- the Bdh2 gene encoding 3-hydroxybutyrate dehydrogenase type 2 isoform X1, producing the protein MGRLEGKVIVLTAAAQGIGRASALAFAREGAKVIATDINESKLQELESYPGIQTRVLDVTKKKQIDQFASEVEKIDVLFNVAGFVHHGTILDCEEKDWDFSMNLNVRSMYLMIKAFLPKNICLTMQRRVAVLPCLPKMLAQKSGNIINMSSVASSIKGVENRCVYSATKAAVIGLTKSVAADFIQQGIRCNCVCPGTVDTPSLQERIQARDDPKEALQAFLNRQKTGRFASAEEVALLCVYLASDESAYVTGNPVIIDGGWSL; encoded by the exons ATGGGCCGACTGGAAGGCAAAGTCATTGTCCTGACGGCTGCCGCTCAAGGGATTGGCCGGGCCTCAGCCTTA GCTTTTGCAAGAGAAGGAGCCAAAGTCATAGCCACAGATATCAACGAATCCAAACTCCAGGAGCTGGAAAGTTACCCAG GtatccaaactcgggtccttgacgtcaccaagaaaaagcaaattgATCAGTTTGCCTCCGAAGTCGAGAAAATCGATGTGCTCTTCAATGTTGCTGG TTTTGTCCACCATGGGACCATCCTGGATTGTGAGGAAAAAGATTGGGACTTCTCGATGAACCTCAACGTCCGCAGCATGTACCTGATGATCAAGGCATTCCTTCCCAAA aatatttgtttgacTATGCAAAGacgtgttgctgttttaccttgcctgcctaag ATGCTTGCTCAGAAATCTGGCAACATTATCAACATGTCTTCTGTGGCCTCGAGCATCAAAG GGGTAGAAAACAGATGTGTGTACAGCGCAACCAAGGCAGCTGTAATCGGTCTCACAAAGTCTGTGGCTGCCGACTTCATCCAGCAGGGCATCAGATGCAACTGTGTGTGCCCAG GAACGGTTGACACTCCGTCTTTGCAAGAAAGAATACAAGCCAGAGACGACCCCAAAGAG GCACTGCAAGCTTTCCTaaacagacagaagacaggaaggtTTGCGTCTGCAGAAGAAGTGGCCCTGCTCTGTGTGTACTTGGCCTCGGATGAG TCTGCCTATGTAACGGGCAACCCTGTCATCATTGATGGAGGCTGGAGCCTGTGA
- the Bdh2 gene encoding 3-hydroxybutyrate dehydrogenase type 2 isoform X3 — protein MGRLEGKVIVLTAAAQGIGRASALAFAREGAKVIATDINESKLQELESYPGIQTRVLDVTKKKQIDQFASEVEKIDVLFNVAGFVHHGTILDCEEKDWDFSMNLNVRSMYLMIKAFLPKNICLTMQRRVAVLPCLPKMLAQKSGNIINMSSVASSIKGTVDTPSLQERIQARDDPKEALQAFLNRQKTGRFASAEEVALLCVYLASDESAYVTGNPVIIDGGWSL, from the exons ATGGGCCGACTGGAAGGCAAAGTCATTGTCCTGACGGCTGCCGCTCAAGGGATTGGCCGGGCCTCAGCCTTA GCTTTTGCAAGAGAAGGAGCCAAAGTCATAGCCACAGATATCAACGAATCCAAACTCCAGGAGCTGGAAAGTTACCCAG GtatccaaactcgggtccttgacgtcaccaagaaaaagcaaattgATCAGTTTGCCTCCGAAGTCGAGAAAATCGATGTGCTCTTCAATGTTGCTGG TTTTGTCCACCATGGGACCATCCTGGATTGTGAGGAAAAAGATTGGGACTTCTCGATGAACCTCAACGTCCGCAGCATGTACCTGATGATCAAGGCATTCCTTCCCAAA aatatttgtttgacTATGCAAAGacgtgttgctgttttaccttgcctgcctaag ATGCTTGCTCAGAAATCTGGCAACATTATCAACATGTCTTCTGTGGCCTCGAGCATCAAAG GAACGGTTGACACTCCGTCTTTGCAAGAAAGAATACAAGCCAGAGACGACCCCAAAGAG GCACTGCAAGCTTTCCTaaacagacagaagacaggaaggtTTGCGTCTGCAGAAGAAGTGGCCCTGCTCTGTGTGTACTTGGCCTCGGATGAG TCTGCCTATGTAACGGGCAACCCTGTCATCATTGATGGAGGCTGGAGCCTGTGA
- the Bdh2 gene encoding 3-hydroxybutyrate dehydrogenase type 2 isoform X2: MGRLEGKVIVLTAAAQGIGRASALAFAREGAKVIATDINESKLQELESYPGIQTRVLDVTKKKQIDQFASEVEKIDVLFNVAGFVHHGTILDCEEKDWDFSMNLNVRSMYLMIKAFLPKMLAQKSGNIINMSSVASSIKGVENRCVYSATKAAVIGLTKSVAADFIQQGIRCNCVCPGTVDTPSLQERIQARDDPKEALQAFLNRQKTGRFASAEEVALLCVYLASDESAYVTGNPVIIDGGWSL, translated from the exons ATGGGCCGACTGGAAGGCAAAGTCATTGTCCTGACGGCTGCCGCTCAAGGGATTGGCCGGGCCTCAGCCTTA GCTTTTGCAAGAGAAGGAGCCAAAGTCATAGCCACAGATATCAACGAATCCAAACTCCAGGAGCTGGAAAGTTACCCAG GtatccaaactcgggtccttgacgtcaccaagaaaaagcaaattgATCAGTTTGCCTCCGAAGTCGAGAAAATCGATGTGCTCTTCAATGTTGCTGG TTTTGTCCACCATGGGACCATCCTGGATTGTGAGGAAAAAGATTGGGACTTCTCGATGAACCTCAACGTCCGCAGCATGTACCTGATGATCAAGGCATTCCTTCCCAAA ATGCTTGCTCAGAAATCTGGCAACATTATCAACATGTCTTCTGTGGCCTCGAGCATCAAAG GGGTAGAAAACAGATGTGTGTACAGCGCAACCAAGGCAGCTGTAATCGGTCTCACAAAGTCTGTGGCTGCCGACTTCATCCAGCAGGGCATCAGATGCAACTGTGTGTGCCCAG GAACGGTTGACACTCCGTCTTTGCAAGAAAGAATACAAGCCAGAGACGACCCCAAAGAG GCACTGCAAGCTTTCCTaaacagacagaagacaggaaggtTTGCGTCTGCAGAAGAAGTGGCCCTGCTCTGTGTGTACTTGGCCTCGGATGAG TCTGCCTATGTAACGGGCAACCCTGTCATCATTGATGGAGGCTGGAGCCTGTGA
- the Bdh2 gene encoding 3-hydroxybutyrate dehydrogenase type 2 isoform X4 gives MGRLEGKVIVLTAAAQGIGRASALAFAREGAKVIATDINESKLQELESYPGIQTRVLDVTKKKQIDQFASEVEKIDVLFNVAGFVHHGTILDCEEKDWDFSMNLNVRSMYLMIKAFLPKMLAQKSGNIINMSSVASSIKGTVDTPSLQERIQARDDPKEALQAFLNRQKTGRFASAEEVALLCVYLASDESAYVTGNPVIIDGGWSL, from the exons ATGGGCCGACTGGAAGGCAAAGTCATTGTCCTGACGGCTGCCGCTCAAGGGATTGGCCGGGCCTCAGCCTTA GCTTTTGCAAGAGAAGGAGCCAAAGTCATAGCCACAGATATCAACGAATCCAAACTCCAGGAGCTGGAAAGTTACCCAG GtatccaaactcgggtccttgacgtcaccaagaaaaagcaaattgATCAGTTTGCCTCCGAAGTCGAGAAAATCGATGTGCTCTTCAATGTTGCTGG TTTTGTCCACCATGGGACCATCCTGGATTGTGAGGAAAAAGATTGGGACTTCTCGATGAACCTCAACGTCCGCAGCATGTACCTGATGATCAAGGCATTCCTTCCCAAA ATGCTTGCTCAGAAATCTGGCAACATTATCAACATGTCTTCTGTGGCCTCGAGCATCAAAG GAACGGTTGACACTCCGTCTTTGCAAGAAAGAATACAAGCCAGAGACGACCCCAAAGAG GCACTGCAAGCTTTCCTaaacagacagaagacaggaaggtTTGCGTCTGCAGAAGAAGTGGCCCTGCTCTGTGTGTACTTGGCCTCGGATGAG TCTGCCTATGTAACGGGCAACCCTGTCATCATTGATGGAGGCTGGAGCCTGTGA